From one Leifsonia soli genomic stretch:
- a CDS encoding DUF7059 domain-containing protein codes for MSAPAVPAAERIPDLRSDLIAAGLTVDALTELWGEEAAEALHRGQRVPAERALRRRGPSALATLARLFVLGRPVSHDEVAAALPALGVDGAVALGLVTRDGDTVASAVDLRPYGFVDAAGPAEWWIVSDLGELALGHALPEDHVLGVGGASLTLSGLMLQTPVDSALDLGTGCGIQAMHAARHARRVVATDISRRALRLAALNLALNEIDGVELRLGSMFEPVAGERFDHIVSNPPFVITPRAEGVPAYEYRDGGMVGDGLVAAFVSGCGEHLQPGGVAQLLGNWEYRGAGDGLARVRDWVDASPAPLDAWVIERDVEDAVRYSETWIRDGGTRPGTPEFERLLGAWLDDFEARDVRSVGFGYLLLRRSAGLPTLRRFERLHGSLGANEAGLGVHLGEALDAHDLQAALTDDELGRLRPVVAGDVTEERHLWPGADSPTAILLRQGGGFGRTVSADTGLAALVGACDGELSVAAIAAALAQLLEVDGDALLADLLPAVRGLLTDGFLRA; via the coding sequence ATGAGCGCACCCGCTGTCCCGGCCGCCGAACGCATCCCCGACCTCCGGTCCGACCTGATCGCCGCGGGTCTGACCGTCGACGCGCTGACCGAGCTGTGGGGCGAGGAGGCGGCGGAGGCGCTGCACCGCGGGCAGCGCGTCCCGGCGGAGCGCGCCCTGCGCCGCCGCGGTCCCTCGGCGCTCGCCACCCTCGCGCGCCTGTTCGTGCTCGGCCGGCCCGTCTCGCACGACGAGGTCGCCGCGGCCCTTCCCGCACTCGGGGTCGACGGAGCGGTCGCGCTCGGGCTCGTCACGCGCGACGGCGACACGGTCGCCTCCGCGGTCGACCTCCGACCGTACGGTTTCGTGGATGCGGCGGGTCCGGCCGAGTGGTGGATCGTCTCCGACCTCGGCGAGCTCGCCCTCGGCCATGCGCTCCCGGAGGACCACGTCCTGGGCGTCGGCGGCGCCTCCCTCACACTCAGCGGACTGATGCTGCAGACCCCCGTCGACAGCGCGCTCGACCTCGGAACGGGATGCGGCATCCAGGCCATGCACGCCGCCCGCCACGCCCGCCGGGTCGTCGCGACCGACATCTCCCGGCGGGCGCTCCGCCTGGCCGCCCTGAACCTGGCCCTGAACGAGATCGACGGCGTCGAGCTGCGGCTCGGGAGCATGTTCGAGCCGGTCGCGGGGGAGCGCTTCGACCACATCGTGTCCAATCCGCCGTTCGTGATCACGCCGCGGGCCGAAGGCGTGCCCGCATACGAGTACCGCGACGGCGGCATGGTCGGCGACGGCCTCGTCGCCGCGTTCGTGAGCGGATGCGGAGAGCACCTCCAGCCGGGCGGCGTCGCCCAGCTGCTCGGCAACTGGGAGTACCGGGGAGCGGGCGACGGCCTCGCGCGAGTGCGGGACTGGGTGGATGCGTCCCCCGCTCCGCTCGACGCGTGGGTGATCGAGCGCGACGTGGAGGACGCGGTCCGCTATTCGGAGACGTGGATCCGCGACGGTGGCACCCGCCCGGGCACCCCGGAGTTCGAGCGGCTCCTCGGTGCCTGGCTCGACGACTTCGAGGCACGGGACGTGCGCTCGGTCGGCTTCGGATACCTCCTGCTGCGCCGGTCGGCCGGGCTGCCGACGCTGCGCCGGTTCGAGCGGCTGCACGGCTCGCTCGGCGCCAACGAGGCCGGGCTCGGCGTGCACCTCGGCGAGGCGCTCGACGCGCACGACCTGCAGGCGGCGCTGACGGACGACGAGCTCGGCCGGCTGCGTCCGGTCGTCGCCGGTGACGTGACCGAGGAGCGGCACCTCTGGCCGGGTGCAGACTCCCCGACGGCGATCCTGCTCCGGCAGGGCGGCGGCTTCGGGCGCACGGTGTCGGCCGACACCGGGCTCGCGGCGCTCGTGGGCGCGTGCGACGGCGAGCTGTCCGTCGCCGCGATCGCGGCGGCGCTGGCGCAGCTGCTGGAGGTGGACGGCGACGCGCTGCTCGCCGACCTGCTGCCCGCCGTGCGCGGACTGCTGACGGACGGCTTCCTCCGGGCGTGA
- a CDS encoding YfcE family phosphodiesterase: MRLLLISDTHVPKRARVLPAPVLAAVDAADVVIHAGDWVDAATLDLLEQRARRLVGVWGNNDGPELRRRLPEVARVELDGVRFAVVHETGPAAGREARCERDYPDADVLVFGHSHIPWDTVSPGGLRLLNPGSPTDRRRQPECTFLTAEVVDGRVADVTLVPVDRG; this comes from the coding sequence GTGAGGCTGCTCCTGATCTCCGACACGCACGTCCCGAAACGCGCCCGCGTCCTGCCCGCCCCGGTGCTCGCCGCGGTGGATGCGGCCGATGTCGTCATCCACGCCGGGGACTGGGTGGATGCGGCGACGCTCGACCTCCTGGAGCAGCGGGCGCGGCGCCTGGTCGGCGTCTGGGGCAACAACGACGGACCGGAGCTGCGGCGGCGTCTCCCCGAGGTCGCGCGCGTGGAGCTCGACGGCGTGCGGTTCGCCGTCGTCCACGAGACCGGCCCTGCTGCCGGCCGCGAGGCGCGCTGCGAGCGGGACTACCCGGATGCGGACGTGCTCGTGTTCGGCCACTCCCACATCCCGTGGGACACCGTCTCGCCCGGCGGTCTGCGCCTGCTGAACCCGGGGTCGCCGACCGACCGGCGACGGCAGCCGGAGTGCACCTTCCTGACCGCCGAGGTCGTGGACGGACGCGTCGCCGACGTCACCCTGGTGCCGGTCGACCGCGGCTGA
- a CDS encoding NADPH-dependent FMN reductase yields MATMATINELQPPYKVGYFVGSLSTESVNRTLSQALLRLAPSDLVFTEIPIGELPLYNRDFDGDFPPVARAYKALIAEQDALLFVTPEYNRSIPGALKNAIDWASRPYGENVIARKATAVIGASPGQIGTAVAQQQLRSVLSFLQAPQMNAPEAYIWMRPGLIEADGTVTDPGTEEFLRGFMNAFFEYIERVLTVVPSAS; encoded by the coding sequence ATGGCCACCATGGCGACGATCAACGAACTCCAACCTCCGTACAAGGTCGGCTACTTCGTGGGCAGTCTGTCCACGGAGTCCGTCAACCGCACGCTCTCCCAGGCGCTGCTCCGGCTCGCTCCCTCCGATCTCGTGTTCACCGAGATCCCCATCGGCGAGCTTCCGCTCTACAACCGGGACTTCGACGGCGACTTCCCGCCGGTCGCCCGCGCGTACAAGGCGCTGATCGCGGAGCAGGATGCGCTGCTCTTCGTCACGCCCGAGTACAACCGGTCGATCCCGGGGGCGCTGAAGAACGCCATCGACTGGGCCAGCCGCCCCTACGGCGAGAACGTGATCGCGCGCAAGGCCACGGCCGTCATCGGCGCGTCGCCCGGGCAGATCGGCACGGCCGTCGCCCAGCAGCAGCTGCGCAGCGTCCTCAGCTTCCTCCAGGCGCCGCAGATGAACGCGCCGGAGGCCTACATCTGGATGCGGCCCGGCCTCATCGAGGCCGACGGCACGGTCACCGACCCCGGGACGGAGGAGTTCCTCCGCGGGTTCATGAACGCGTTCTTCGAGTACATCGAGCGCGTGCTGACGGTGGTGCCGAGCGCATCGTGA
- a CDS encoding aminodeoxychorismate lyase, with translation MTRATLLTITMPTGAPEAGDPGFVVSDFDAPQVRVTDLAVTRGDGVFETIAVIGGHPQALEPHLARLAHSAALLDLPDPALDVWREAVRAGVADYLTRNGDRDAELYAKLVYSRGVEGSGAPSGWLFVDQGEDFSRARLGIRVVTLDRGLRHDVAETSPWLLAGAKTLSYAVNRTAQREAVRRGADDVLFVSSDGYALEGPTSNVVTLADGVVRTPNTDQGILAGTTQAAVFDFFEQRGLRTEFAPLTLDDVTAADALWLVSSVRQAAPVTHLDGREYPVDAALTAELNAYLLARTE, from the coding sequence ATGACGCGCGCGACACTGCTGACCATCACCATGCCGACCGGAGCGCCGGAGGCCGGCGACCCCGGGTTCGTGGTGTCCGACTTCGACGCGCCGCAGGTGCGCGTCACCGACCTCGCGGTCACCCGCGGCGACGGCGTCTTCGAGACGATCGCCGTCATCGGCGGGCACCCGCAGGCACTGGAGCCCCACCTCGCCCGCCTGGCCCACTCGGCCGCGCTGCTCGACCTCCCGGACCCGGCGCTGGATGTCTGGCGCGAGGCCGTCCGCGCCGGCGTCGCGGACTACCTGACCCGGAACGGCGATCGGGATGCGGAGCTCTACGCGAAGCTCGTCTACAGCCGCGGCGTCGAGGGCTCGGGCGCTCCGAGCGGCTGGCTGTTCGTCGACCAGGGCGAGGACTTCTCGCGGGCACGCCTCGGCATCCGGGTCGTCACGCTGGATCGCGGCCTCCGTCACGACGTCGCCGAGACCTCACCGTGGCTCCTCGCCGGCGCGAAGACGCTGTCCTACGCGGTCAACCGGACCGCTCAGCGCGAGGCCGTGCGGCGCGGCGCCGACGACGTGCTCTTCGTCAGCAGCGACGGCTACGCGCTCGAAGGCCCCACCTCCAACGTGGTGACCCTAGCCGACGGCGTCGTCCGCACGCCGAACACCGATCAGGGAATCCTCGCCGGGACGACGCAGGCGGCCGTGTTCGACTTCTTCGAGCAGCGCGGCCTCCGCACCGAGTTCGCACCGCTGACGCTCGACGACGTCACCGCCGCCGACGCCCTCTGGCTCGTGTCCAGCGTCCGGCAGGCCGCGCCCGTCACGCACCTCGACGGCCGCGAGTACCCGGTGGATGCCGCACTCACCGCCGAGCTCAACGCGTACCTCCTCGCCCGCACCGAGTGA
- a CDS encoding dihydrofolate reductase family protein: MGIVTADIAISLDGFAAGPDQSLEHPLGGGAADRLHVWMFEYADAHTAEIDAITAAGAYVMGRNMFGPVRHEWPAPGEPLGDWIGWWGDEPPYHAPVFVLTHYPRDPLELTGTTFHFVTDGIHSAVEQARAIAGDADVAIAGGAETLNQALWAGIVDELRLHVAPVTLGAGERVFDRVPSLELELLSERVTPEVAHLTYRVRR; the protein is encoded by the coding sequence ATGGGAATCGTCACCGCCGACATCGCCATCTCGCTGGACGGCTTCGCAGCCGGACCGGATCAATCGCTCGAGCACCCGCTGGGCGGGGGCGCGGCCGACCGCCTCCACGTGTGGATGTTCGAGTACGCCGATGCCCACACCGCCGAGATCGATGCGATCACCGCGGCCGGCGCCTACGTGATGGGCCGCAACATGTTCGGCCCGGTGAGGCACGAGTGGCCGGCCCCCGGCGAGCCGCTCGGCGACTGGATCGGCTGGTGGGGCGACGAGCCGCCGTACCACGCCCCCGTGTTCGTGCTGACCCACTACCCGCGCGACCCGCTGGAGCTGACCGGGACCACGTTCCATTTCGTCACCGACGGCATCCACTCGGCGGTCGAGCAGGCGCGGGCGATCGCCGGGGATGCGGACGTCGCCATTGCCGGCGGCGCCGAGACCCTCAACCAGGCCCTGTGGGCGGGCATCGTCGACGAGCTGCGCCTGCACGTCGCCCCCGTCACCCTGGGAGCGGGCGAGCGCGTCTTCGACCGCGTTCCGTCGCTCGAGCTGGAGCTGCTGAGCGAGCGGGTCACCCCGGAGGTCGCCCACCTCACCTACCGGGTGCGGCGCTGA
- a CDS encoding aldo/keto reductase — protein MDLRNLGNSGTIVSEFALGTMTFGAEADEQTSHAILERYLDAGGNFIDTADVYTSGASESIIGRWLSRNPGSRDGVVIATKGRFPMGGGPNDLGLSRTHLRTALDASLRRLGVDHIDLYQMHAWDALTPIEETLRFLDDAVASGKISYYGFSNYLGWQLTKAVQVARANGWAPPVTLQPQYSLIVRGIEHEVVPAALDASVGLLPWSPLAGGWLSGKYRRDEPPTGATRLGENPTRGMEAWEARNADPRTWEIIDAVDAVARETGVSASQVSLAWLSDRPAVTSVILGARTVEQLEDNLGAADLELTGEQRARLDEASAPHAGIYPYGEQAIQQRHRKREGGR, from the coding sequence ATGGATCTACGCAACCTCGGAAACAGCGGAACGATCGTGTCGGAGTTCGCCCTCGGCACCATGACCTTCGGAGCGGAGGCGGACGAGCAGACGTCGCACGCCATCCTGGAGCGCTACCTCGACGCGGGCGGCAATTTCATCGACACCGCGGACGTCTACACGAGCGGCGCCTCCGAGTCGATCATCGGCCGGTGGCTCTCCCGCAACCCGGGCAGCCGCGACGGCGTGGTGATCGCGACGAAGGGCCGGTTCCCGATGGGCGGCGGCCCCAACGACCTCGGTCTCTCGCGCACCCATCTCCGCACGGCGCTCGACGCCTCCCTGCGCCGGCTCGGCGTCGACCACATCGACCTGTACCAGATGCACGCGTGGGATGCGCTGACCCCGATCGAGGAGACCCTGCGGTTCCTCGACGACGCGGTCGCCTCCGGCAAGATCTCGTACTACGGCTTCTCGAACTACCTGGGCTGGCAGCTCACCAAGGCGGTGCAGGTCGCGCGCGCCAACGGATGGGCGCCGCCCGTGACGCTGCAGCCGCAGTACAGCCTGATCGTGCGCGGCATCGAGCACGAGGTCGTGCCGGCGGCGCTGGATGCGAGCGTCGGCCTGCTGCCGTGGTCGCCGCTCGCGGGCGGCTGGCTGAGCGGCAAGTACCGTCGCGACGAGCCGCCGACGGGCGCGACCCGGCTCGGCGAGAACCCGACGCGCGGCATGGAGGCGTGGGAGGCGCGGAACGCCGACCCGCGCACGTGGGAGATCATCGACGCGGTGGATGCGGTGGCCCGCGAGACCGGAGTCTCCGCCTCGCAGGTGTCGCTGGCGTGGCTGAGCGACCGCCCGGCGGTCACGTCCGTCATCCTCGGCGCCCGCACCGTCGAGCAGCTCGAGGACAACCTCGGCGCAGCCGACCTGGAGCTGACCGGGGAGCAGCGGGCACGTCTCGACGAGGCGAGCGCACCGCACGCCGGCATCTACCCGTACGGCGAGCAGGCGATCCAGCAGCGTCACCGCAAGCGGGAGGGCGGCCGCTAG
- a CDS encoding helix-turn-helix transcriptional regulator: MRAPASSPTLIGRESDLVALRDALRDAEAGEPQAVVIGGEAGIGKSRLLEEFLAGQEATATVLLGRCVDLGDDAAPYAPFAGVLRRLIQTVGLDRVLDATGSGAGVLSALLPELADESAVPPRIGAERLYELVTVLLEKISGDRPVILAIEDVQWADRSTLELLRFIVRMAEGGRLLVVLTYRSDEVPRGHVLRSWLPELERTRRVTRWELSRLRPEQVAELVAELLGRVPDDPSLARVTELSEGVPFFVEELVCIDGLRSGDDLPATLRELVLTRFERLSDPAQRLLRVLAAGGVCVTHELLAAVFEGTPDELDAGAREAVVANLLSADSTEYSFRHALVREAIHADLLPGERTRFHARYAEALEQSPQRSAVQLSSHWLAAHDVRRAFLASLEAMEEAKRSYAYATTAAMGDRVLELWDRIPDAETLSGRDRASVIARTASALRNAGNNERALALVESALAEADDLPPSRRARLLRDKGQYLANLNRPGSAELLEEALSLVPPEAVSPGDPLRPHLLTELAAQRMLAGLFDIAIETARAAIAEAESAAPAMRSVAHNILAASLIESGRIEEGFAEFEIAGRLAVGDAGATLRHAVNASDALNSVGQYAEAVRLAESGVAQARERGVERTSGVWLAANTAEPLIALGQYDRAEEMLRIALGFDDRTGVTAQLQRARLWVWHGEPQRAEALLRRLRTPLRALAELEQQTRLSLARVSAEVAIALGDYDRAWAEARGVGSLPFRSLPGYDLPVLASASRALAELAARGGGAGGASGRGGDAAGGDGALDGALDVLAEAARLEATLDRLRAWPTARAWAPLVEAELATARAAVSDTADRAERYADALAAWESAIAAAGDAVAPVHLRPYALLRGARVALAAGERSRADVLVAEGRQAAVSGGIPLLVQVADALAEHPAGRPAAVATAHGQPLTEREEQVLALIEQGLSNKQIGERLYISAKTASVHVSSILRKTGASSRTEAVYLASRPLP, from the coding sequence ATGCGAGCACCGGCGTCGAGCCCCACGTTGATCGGACGGGAGTCCGATCTGGTGGCGCTGCGCGACGCTCTCCGCGACGCCGAGGCGGGTGAGCCGCAGGCCGTGGTGATCGGCGGCGAGGCCGGCATCGGCAAGTCCCGGCTGCTGGAGGAGTTCCTGGCCGGGCAGGAGGCGACGGCCACCGTGCTGCTCGGCCGCTGCGTCGACCTGGGCGACGACGCCGCACCCTACGCGCCGTTCGCCGGAGTGCTGCGGCGCCTCATCCAGACGGTCGGCCTCGATCGCGTGCTCGACGCGACCGGTTCCGGAGCCGGAGTGCTGTCGGCTCTGCTTCCGGAGCTCGCCGACGAGTCGGCGGTGCCCCCGCGCATCGGCGCAGAGCGGCTCTACGAGCTCGTGACCGTGCTGCTGGAGAAGATCTCGGGTGACCGCCCGGTCATCCTGGCGATCGAGGACGTGCAGTGGGCCGACCGCTCGACGCTCGAGCTGCTCCGCTTCATCGTGCGGATGGCGGAGGGCGGCCGCCTCCTCGTCGTTCTCACCTATCGCAGTGACGAGGTGCCGCGGGGCCATGTTCTGCGGTCGTGGCTGCCCGAGCTGGAACGCACCCGCCGCGTCACCCGCTGGGAGCTGTCCCGGCTGCGCCCCGAGCAGGTCGCGGAGCTGGTGGCCGAGCTCCTGGGGCGCGTGCCGGACGATCCGTCGCTCGCCCGCGTGACCGAGCTGAGCGAGGGTGTTCCCTTCTTCGTCGAAGAGCTCGTGTGCATCGACGGGCTGCGGTCCGGCGACGACCTCCCGGCGACCCTCCGCGAGCTGGTGCTCACCCGGTTCGAGCGGTTGAGCGACCCGGCGCAGCGGCTGCTGCGGGTGCTGGCGGCGGGCGGTGTGTGCGTCACGCACGAGCTCCTCGCTGCGGTGTTCGAGGGCACACCGGACGAGCTGGATGCGGGAGCGCGCGAGGCCGTCGTCGCCAACCTCCTCTCCGCCGACTCCACCGAGTACTCGTTCCGTCACGCGCTCGTCCGCGAGGCCATCCACGCCGACCTGCTGCCGGGAGAGCGCACGCGGTTCCACGCCCGCTACGCCGAGGCGCTGGAGCAGAGCCCGCAGCGCTCGGCCGTGCAGCTGTCGTCGCATTGGCTCGCCGCCCACGACGTGCGTCGCGCGTTCCTCGCCTCGCTGGAGGCGATGGAGGAGGCCAAGCGCTCCTATGCCTATGCGACCACGGCGGCCATGGGCGACCGCGTGCTGGAGCTGTGGGACCGCATCCCGGACGCGGAGACCCTGAGCGGGCGGGACCGCGCCTCGGTGATCGCGCGCACCGCGTCCGCACTCCGGAACGCGGGCAACAACGAACGCGCGCTCGCGCTGGTCGAGTCCGCGCTGGCGGAGGCCGACGACCTGCCGCCCTCGCGCCGCGCGCGGCTGCTGCGCGACAAGGGGCAGTACCTCGCGAACCTCAACCGTCCCGGCAGTGCCGAGCTCCTGGAGGAGGCGCTCTCCCTGGTCCCGCCCGAGGCGGTGTCGCCGGGCGACCCGTTGCGGCCGCACCTGCTTACCGAGCTCGCCGCGCAGCGCATGCTCGCCGGCCTGTTCGACATCGCGATCGAGACGGCCCGCGCCGCGATCGCCGAGGCCGAGTCGGCGGCGCCCGCGATGCGCTCCGTCGCCCACAACATCCTCGCGGCGTCGCTCATCGAGTCCGGGCGCATCGAGGAGGGGTTCGCCGAGTTCGAGATCGCCGGGCGCCTCGCGGTCGGCGACGCCGGGGCGACGCTGCGGCACGCGGTCAACGCGTCGGACGCCCTGAACTCGGTGGGGCAGTACGCCGAGGCGGTGCGCCTGGCCGAGTCCGGGGTCGCCCAGGCGCGCGAACGCGGGGTCGAGCGCACCTCCGGGGTGTGGCTCGCGGCGAACACGGCGGAACCCCTGATCGCTCTCGGGCAGTACGACCGGGCGGAGGAGATGCTGCGCATCGCGCTCGGATTCGACGACCGCACGGGGGTGACCGCGCAACTGCAGCGGGCGCGTCTCTGGGTGTGGCACGGCGAGCCGCAACGGGCGGAGGCGCTGCTCCGGCGGCTGCGCACGCCTCTGCGCGCGCTGGCCGAGCTGGAGCAGCAGACGCGCCTGTCGCTGGCGCGGGTCTCCGCCGAGGTGGCGATCGCGCTCGGCGACTACGACCGCGCCTGGGCGGAGGCGCGGGGGGTCGGGTCTCTGCCGTTCCGCTCGCTGCCGGGGTACGACCTCCCGGTGCTGGCGTCCGCGTCGCGCGCGCTCGCCGAGCTGGCCGCGCGCGGAGGCGGGGCCGGTGGGGCGTCAGGCCGGGGCGGAGATGCGGCCGGAGGCGACGGCGCGCTCGACGGCGCGCTCGACGTTCTGGCCGAGGCTGCGCGACTGGAGGCCACCCTCGACCGGCTGCGTGCCTGGCCGACCGCGCGGGCGTGGGCCCCGCTCGTGGAGGCCGAGCTCGCGACGGCCCGGGCGGCCGTTTCGGACACCGCGGATCGCGCCGAGCGGTACGCCGACGCTCTCGCAGCCTGGGAGTCCGCCATCGCAGCCGCGGGCGACGCCGTCGCGCCCGTGCACCTGCGGCCGTACGCGCTGCTGCGCGGAGCGCGTGTCGCCCTGGCCGCGGGAGAGCGCTCGCGAGCCGACGTGCTCGTCGCCGAGGGGCGGCAGGCGGCCGTCTCCGGCGGCATCCCGCTGCTCGTCCAGGTCGCCGACGCGCTCGCCGAGCACCCGGCCGGCCGCCCCGCCGCCGTCGCGACGGCGCACGGCCAGCCGCTGACCGAGCGCGAGGAGCAGGTGCTCGCGCTCATCGAGCAGGGCCTCAGCAACAAGCAGATCGGCGAGCGTCTCTACATCAGCGCCAAGACGGCGAGCGTGCACGTGTCGAGCATTCTGCGCAAGACGGGCGCGTCCAGCCGCACCGAGGCGGTCTACCTGGCGTCGAGGCCGCTGCCCTGA
- a CDS encoding WapI family immunity protein, with protein MRLRDEGGDRSVELRPVADDSATDRVVVDAVVEDGVRRWTLADTCLTDDEARDLAAWLAGIADDATAAADEWTALTFSSPVITLSGHRIPGGTVELRIGVLRMVAAGGGTADVVVGLRAPQAAVVAAARDLLVEVDALPS; from the coding sequence GTGAGACTGCGCGACGAGGGCGGCGACCGCAGCGTCGAGCTGCGACCGGTCGCCGACGACTCGGCGACCGACCGCGTCGTCGTCGACGCCGTGGTCGAGGACGGCGTGCGGCGCTGGACGCTGGCCGACACCTGCCTGACCGACGACGAGGCGCGCGACCTCGCGGCGTGGCTCGCCGGGATCGCCGACGACGCCACGGCGGCGGCCGACGAGTGGACGGCGCTCACGTTCTCCTCCCCCGTCATCACGCTGAGCGGTCACCGCATCCCCGGCGGGACGGTGGAGCTGCGGATCGGGGTGCTGCGCATGGTCGCGGCCGGAGGCGGGACGGCGGACGTCGTCGTCGGGCTCCGAGCGCCGCAGGCGGCGGTCGTCGCCGCCGCCCGCGATCTCCTCGTCGAGGTGGACGCCCTTCCGTCGTAG
- a CDS encoding acylphosphatase encodes MIRRRAIVSGGVQGVGFRWGAREAAQRLGVTGWARNRLDGTVEAEIEGTPDQVAGMLDWLRTGPPGASVTSVAVTDLPLAHDEAFRIHETA; translated from the coding sequence GTGATCCGCAGGAGAGCGATCGTGTCCGGTGGCGTGCAGGGCGTCGGCTTCCGCTGGGGTGCGCGGGAGGCCGCGCAGCGCCTCGGCGTGACCGGCTGGGCGCGCAACCGCCTCGACGGCACGGTCGAGGCCGAGATCGAGGGGACGCCGGACCAGGTCGCCGGGATGCTGGACTGGCTCCGTACCGGCCCGCCCGGCGCATCCGTCACGTCCGTCGCCGTCACCGACCTCCCACTCGCCCACGACGAAGCCTTCCGCATCCACGAGACCGCCTGA
- a CDS encoding thioredoxin domain-containing protein: MVNRLADAVSPYLRAHAANPVDWFPWGADAFAEARRRDVPVLISIGYATCHWCHVMARESFSDPVAAGELNARFVAIKVDREEHPEVDAAYLSAASAFTDNLGWPLTVFATPDGRAFFAGTYFPPEPVGGRATFRQVLDAVADAWENRRDAVQSDAARVGEAMAAAAAAATAVADLPDDRALDGAVERLAEAEDPQYGGFGTAPKFPVAPVLGFLLARPAGRELAHRTLQRMADSPLRDPVDGGFFRYATRRDWSDPHYERMLYDNALLLDAYSTSWQQGGAAWAERTADGIAAFLLAVLRRPNGGFASAQDSESVIDGARVEGTYYRVAPEERARLEPPEVDAKVLTGWNGFAIGALSRAGRILDRPAWIAAARETADLLLARHRRPDGLLLRASLGDRVSDAEATLEDYGGLAGGLLELALAGGGPRYAAAARDLVDLCLDAAGEGTCPFETPGGGDPVLAATGLAVRVDPSEGAYPSGLSATAAAAHTLYLLSGERKYERAAREAMRMVAAQAPEVPSGFGASLSLMSRLAEEPEQLVVVRPGGNGAAGGAGDGDLVRVARRHPAPLVALVTEQEAADLTADGFELFAGRVARDGLPTAYLCRDFVCRLPVTDAAAL; the protein is encoded by the coding sequence ATGGTGAATCGGCTCGCGGACGCGGTCAGCCCCTATCTGCGCGCTCACGCGGCCAACCCGGTCGACTGGTTCCCGTGGGGCGCCGACGCATTCGCGGAGGCGCGGAGGCGGGATGTGCCCGTGCTGATCTCCATCGGGTACGCGACCTGCCACTGGTGCCACGTCATGGCGCGTGAGAGCTTCAGCGACCCCGTCGCCGCCGGCGAGCTGAACGCCCGGTTCGTCGCGATCAAGGTCGACCGCGAAGAGCATCCCGAGGTGGATGCGGCCTATCTGTCGGCCGCGAGCGCATTCACCGACAACCTGGGCTGGCCGCTGACGGTGTTCGCCACCCCCGACGGGCGGGCGTTCTTCGCCGGCACGTACTTCCCGCCGGAGCCGGTCGGCGGGCGGGCCACCTTCCGGCAGGTGCTGGATGCGGTGGCCGACGCCTGGGAGAACCGGCGCGACGCCGTCCAGTCCGACGCCGCCCGCGTGGGGGAGGCGATGGCGGCGGCGGCCGCAGCGGCGACAGCGGTCGCCGACCTGCCCGACGACCGCGCTCTGGACGGCGCCGTCGAACGTCTCGCCGAGGCGGAGGATCCGCAGTACGGCGGCTTCGGGACCGCGCCGAAGTTCCCCGTCGCGCCCGTTCTCGGGTTCCTACTCGCCCGCCCGGCCGGGCGCGAGCTGGCGCACCGCACCCTGCAGCGCATGGCGGACTCCCCGCTGCGCGACCCCGTCGACGGCGGGTTCTTCCGCTACGCCACCCGCCGTGACTGGAGCGACCCGCACTACGAGCGGATGCTGTACGACAACGCGCTCCTCCTCGACGCCTACTCCACGTCGTGGCAGCAGGGCGGCGCCGCGTGGGCCGAACGGACGGCCGACGGCATCGCCGCGTTCCTACTGGCGGTGCTGCGGCGACCGAACGGAGGCTTCGCGTCGGCGCAGGATTCGGAGAGCGTGATCGACGGCGCCCGGGTCGAGGGGACCTACTACCGGGTGGCGCCCGAGGAGCGGGCCCGGCTGGAACCGCCGGAGGTCGACGCCAAGGTGCTGACCGGCTGGAACGGCTTCGCGATCGGTGCGCTCTCCCGCGCCGGTCGCATCCTGGACCGCCCGGCCTGGATCGCCGCGGCGCGGGAGACGGCCGACCTGCTGCTGGCCCGGCACAGGCGGCCGGACGGGCTGCTGCTGCGCGCCTCCCTCGGCGACCGGGTCAGCGACGCGGAGGCGACGCTCGAGGACTACGGCGGGCTCGCCGGCGGTCTGCTGGAGCTCGCGCTCGCGGGCGGCGGACCGCGGTACGCCGCGGCCGCGCGCGATCTGGTGGACCTGTGCCTGGATGCGGCCGGCGAGGGGACGTGCCCGTTCGAGACTCCGGGCGGGGGCGACCCGGTGCTCGCCGCGACCGGACTGGCCGTGCGCGTCGACCCGAGCGAGGGCGCGTATCCGTCCGGGCTGAGCGCGACCGCGGCGGCGGCGCACACCCTCTACCTGCTGTCGGGGGAGCGGAAGTACGAGCGGGCGGCGCGCGAGGCGATGCGGATGGTGGCCGCGCAGGCCCCGGAGGTGCCGAGCGGGTTCGGGGCGTCGCTGTCGCTGATGTCGCGACTGGCGGAGGAGCCGGAGCAGCTGGTCGTCGTGCGGCCGGGTGGGAACGGGGCGGCCGGCGGTGCCGGAGACGGCGACCTCGTGCGGGTCGCTCGGCGGCATCCCGCACCGCTGGTCGCCCTCGTGACCGAGCAGGAGGCGGCGGACCTGACCGCCGACGGGTTCGAGCTGTTCGCGGGGCGCGTCGCGCGGGACGGACTGCCGACCGCGTATTTGTGTCGCGACTTCGTCTGCCGGCTGCCCGTGACGGACGCGGCCGCGCTGTAG